A genomic window from Diospyros lotus cultivar Yz01 chromosome 2, ASM1463336v1, whole genome shotgun sequence includes:
- the LOC127795445 gene encoding uncharacterized protein LOC127795445: protein MANLVRRPYLYSKMDKEDPEETRRRRAQFLIYKVLQQADSRRKQPPYVKARICVLKIKVGKRLKRLRKRMLLTVSAAKSSLYKRVVGHLKTWKSLVI from the coding sequence ATGGCGAACCTTGTGAGAAGGCCATATCTTTACTCAAAGATGGACAAGGAGGACCCGGAAGAGACGAGGCGCCGACGAGCTCAGTTCCTGATCTACAAGGTGCTGCAGCAAGCGGATTCTCGGAGGAAACAACCGCCATACGTGAAAGCCAGAATCTGCGTGTTGAAGATCAAGGTTGGGAAGAGACTGAAGAGGCTGAGGAAGAGAATGTTGCTTACTGTGTCGGCGGCTAAATCTAGCCTTTACAAACGGGTAGTCGGCCATTTGAAGACGTGGAAGTCGTTGGTCATTTGA